A window of Oryctolagus cuniculus chromosome 2, mOryCun1.1, whole genome shotgun sequence genomic DNA:
gagcctggaactccatctgggcctcctacatgggaagcaaggacccaagtaccctAGTCATCCTCCATTGTCCTCCagggcacaccagcaggaagctggatcagaagcaaagcagccaggacttgaagtggcactacAATATGGAGGTAAAAGTGGGGACTTACTTTGCTGCATCACGATGCCAGCCCCCTAAGTAGCATTTTGGAAaaccatttgttttatttatttattttatatttgttttatttatttataccttGTAAAACTGACCACATGCATACCCTGTAATGTAGCAAATTTCACTCCTAGgagtgagtgtgaatgtgtgtgtgtatatgtgtgcatgtgtgctcacCAGAGGCTCTCAAAATGTGCAattatggggccagagctgtggcacagcaggtaaagccagcacctgcagtaccagcatcccatatggacaccagttcaagacctaatagctccacttccaatccagctctctgctacagtctaggaaagcagtagaagatggcccaagtgcttgggtccctgcatctgcatgagagatcccagaagaagctcctggcttcagattggcacagctctggccattgcagccgtttggggagtgaaccagcagatggaagatctctttctctctctgcatctgcttctctgtaactctgcctttcaaataaataaatattttaaacacacacaacacacacacacgtgtatataTAAGTAAGAAGAAAGGGGAATTCTATTAGGGGGTGTGTGTACCCCTTAAGTACACACaggattttaaagataaaatggcAACCCTCTATCTGTTAAGATGAGCAAATGAACACAGGGatagcataattttattttttcaattcttGGCATAAAGGTTACACTAACCTTTTATGTGTCTGAAAAACCTTACACATTTTTAACTTCTACCATTCTGATCAAAACTGCCTGGAAAGGTATGTGTGAAAAAAGCTAGATGTGCAATGAAATTGAGGTAATATTTTCCTAATTAGTATCTTTaacattgaacattttttaaaaagatttttaatctCTATGGCAAATACCCACCTGATCACTAAGCAACAGCTGATTTCCTCCTTGATACAAAGCATCACAAAGCATGTCCACATCACTATTCAGTTTGGACAGGAAGAACGAATGCTCTTGAGCTGATACTGCCAACTGATCACGTAGTAACGAAACATCCTGTTTCAGTTTCTCAGccacttcctccaggtttccgtGTGTTATGAACAATTCTTTCTTCCTATTCTCTCCCTCTAAAAGTTGATAAAgcctaaaatgtaaaaataaaaattacagggaAAAATTCTCAAGTCAGtatggttttcaaaattaaaatccatTGTATTAAGGCATTTGCAGGGGCAGCAAAGTGACaagttaaaaatattcatttgctaAAATCAAccaagccggtgccgcggctcactaggctaatcctccgcctggcggtgccggcacaccgggttctagtcccggttgcccctcttccaggccagctctctgctgtggcccgggagtgcagtggaggatggcccaggtgcttgggccctgcaccccatgggagaccaggaaaagcaccaggctcctggctcctgccatcggatcagcgcggtgcgccggccgtagcgcgccggccgcggcggccattggagggtgaaccaacggcaaaggaagacctttctctctgtctctctctctcactgtccactctgcctgtcaaaaataaataaataaataaataaataaataaataaaatcaaccaaGTGAAACCATTTCAACTATAATCCTACTTCAGTACAGAAACATGTATTCTAACTATTGCAGCAAAACTGATGTGCTCCTATTACACTTGACCTCTAGTCTCTCCCATCCTCCAAGTTTTAGATATAAAATTCTTCACTTAACTGTCTTAATTTACTTCAAACAAGATGTGTTTCAGAGATACCTCCCAAGAAAACACTTCTTTCACAGAATACAAGTAGGATGCAGTAGAAATAGCAATGAGCTTGAAACAGAACATCTAGATTTGAGTTCTCTTTTGGAGGAAGTACTTATGAGAAAAACTGAGAACGTAAACAATGTGATATGTAAAGCAGCAAAGAGCGACATGAATAGCTACAATAACAGTATGACAGATGCCTAGTCTTACTACCTTCTACCATACAGTACTTACCTTCCAGACAGAACtaagtgagaaaaataaaaaacaatgcaaataggaaagagagggaaactgtttactaaaaaaagacaaagaacttGATGAGCCATGAGATCACCATTATCACTTGAAATATTAATACCAGAAAAATCCATTATTCTACAGGGTATATGGAAAAATCTAAGGCAGCACCTTCCATACACATCTGACAAAAAGGGTCTGTTCTTCTCAGAATTTTAACAAGTTGTAACAACAGACTTCATAAAAGCCTAAGGCTGCCAATTATTGTCCTGTGGGACCTAACTACACAATTCCAGGAGGCACCATTCACACAGATCATGTCACTGGCAGCCCCTGAAATTATGCAATGAGGAAGCCCTATCCAAGTCCTTCATTtcattaataataaaagaattagGCAATTTTATTCTAGTGCTATAGAAAAATAAGGAATATGACCTAGATTTTTGAGATTTTAAGATTACTTAAGCCCTCCCATTACGGTATCGTACCATCAATTGCTTAAACATTCAGAAAAGACTTGggagctcactttttttttttttttaagatttatttaatttattcatttatttgaaagacagagaggtaaaGCTGGTCGGTGGGGTGGAGtccttccatccgctagttcactctccaaatgactgcaatggccagagctgagctgatctgaagccaggagcttcttctgggtctcccatgcgggtacaggggcccaaggacttgggccatcttctactaggcagtagccacagcagagagttggagtggagtagccggaactcaaagcaatgcccatatgggatgccagtgctgtaggctggggctttaaccctctacaccacagcgccagcccctgacatTCATTCTCAGTGATTCCTCTGACTAGGCGCAGAAATGAAgtttggggactggcattgtggcacagcagcttaagcatCCAaaatccatatgggtgcagattagagccctgactgctccaatccagcttcctgctaatgagtctgggaaggcagcagaaaatggcccaattgggcccctgccattcattgGGGAGTcaaggatagagttcctggctccttgctcctggctcctggctgtggcctggcccaataATGGCTGCTGTGGtaatttcaggagtgaaccagtggatgcaagacctctttccctctcagtcattctgccttttaattaagtaaataaataaatctttgaaaaagaagttTCATCCTCTATTATTACTTTCTCCAAACACAGTCAACTCCCTGCCCAGCAGTATCTATGAGCATTGTATCAAGCTGTATTCACACTTCCTGCCCCAAATCTAAACCAAGTTATCTAAATAATGCTGTCTAAAAGGGaataaaatcttggaaatatTCTTCCAACCAATCCACCTAAAttctaaagacaaaaaaaaaaaaaaaaaacactttttttttttttttttttaaagaggcataCAGAAGAAAAGTAGAAGAGAATTAGAGGGCCAAACTTGGAGTGCAAAAAATTTCTCAAGTGGGTTGACACTGTGGCAtcgcaggtaaaaccaccacctgccttGCCTggggtcccatatgggtgccagttcaactcccagctgttccacttctgatccggctctctgctgatgtgctagggaaagcagtggaggatggcccaagagcttaggttcctgcacctacatgggagaccagaaggaggttcctggcttcagtatgaccCAGTCCTGACTACTGTACcgatttggagagtggaccagcgcatggaagatatttctctttgtgtctatacctctctctgtaactctgcctttcaaataaatatttaaaaaatttcttaaatatccAAAAATGTGGCTCAAAATCCCTAGTATtttacaaaaccaaaaaaaaattactaaggaaATAAAGCATACACACCTATGAGTAGAATAATCCTTGGTATCAATGGTATTCCTTGGATTTATCTGCTGAGAGGCTGATGGATCTGTTAACATTTCCAATCGCTGGTACAGTATCATGGTACTTTGACTAAGTTCTTGAACCAGATTTTCAAGCTGACGAAATATGTCCCAATGCTTTCTCAATTCAATTTCATATGATAGCTGTACAAGTTCAAATGATGCCTTTTGTTTTATCAACTGATGTAAAACTAAATCTTGTCTTGCTGTGTAATAATCTTGTTTAGCAATTTGCAAATCAAAGTCTCCCTTTACAACTGGCATGTTCAGTAACTGGGCATTTTCTTTTATCACAGCAGGCAAACTTCTGTCTTTCATATGAGTGATTTGTTCTTCAAGTTTCAGAATCTCATTGCTGAAGTTAGAAATTTTAGTGCCCAAATTTTCTTTGCCAACAGCCTACACAAAAAAAAGCAACTACATTTCAACGGCATTTCAAAGAAGTCTAGGTTTAAACTTCAAATAGTTATGAAATTAATCCCACTTTCCATGTAAGTGATCAGATAATATGTTCAGTGATTAAGTATATATAAGCATAAACCAAAATTACAGtgtgaaaaggaaaaatgttcaCTAAGAAAAGAGTAAAGCTGAGGCTGGCAATGTGCCATAGGGGGTAAagtcaccactttttttttttttttttaagatttatgtattttttacttaagagtcagagttacacagagagaggagaggcagaaagagagagagaggtcttccatccgttggttcactccccaattggccgcaatggccggaactatgccgatccaaagccaggagcttcttctgggtctcccacattggtgcaggggcccaaggacttgggccatcttttcctgctttcccaggccacagcagagagctgggtgggaattggagcagctgggactagtccatatgggatgccggcgcttcaggccagggcattaacccgctgtgccacagcgccggccccaaatcacCACTTCAATaccgccatcccatataggcagtcctggctgctccacttccaatccactccctgctaatgtgcctgagaaagcagaggaagacggccgaAGTCCtcagtccctgtacccacgtgggaaacctggaggaagctcagcTTTTGATCtacccatctggggagtaaaccagtggatgaaagacctctccctttctgcctctgcctctctgtaagtctttcaaacaaataaatctttttttttttttgacaggcagagttagagagagagaaagatcttccttccgttggttcaccccaccaaatggccgctacagccagtgtgctgcacccatccaaagccaggagccaggtgcttcctcctggtctcccatggggtgcagggcccaagcacttgggccaccctccactgcactcctgggccacagcagagagctggactggaagaggagcaagcgggaaagaatccagcgccccaaccgggactagaacctggggtgccggcaccgcaggtagaggattagccaagtgagtcaagGCACCggccaaataagtaaatcttttaaaaaaaatagagtagaGCTACAATGAATTACTAAATTTTAGGAGCCAGTACACCACAGCAGATTAAagtctgcaatgccaacatctcatcaGTCcagctttgagtctcagctgctctacttcccttacagctccctgctcatgtgcctgggaaagcagcagaggatggactaagtacttgggtctgctgcccacatgggcgacctggatgaagctcctggcttctacctaaCCCAGCTCCAGGCCACTGTATCTATTTGaggagagaagcagcttacagaagacctcaatatctttctctctctgtaactttgcctttcaaataaataaataattttttttaaaaaattactaaattggtgccagttctgtggcacaatgggttgatgccctggcctggggtgccggcgtcctgtatgggcaccggttcgggaccggctgctccacttccgatccagctctctgctgtggcctgggaagacagtggaggatggcccaggtcctttggcccctgcacccacatgggagacccggagggggtttctggctcctggctcctgattaacacagctccagccgttgtggccagttggggaatgaaccattggatggaggatctctctctctctgcccctcctctctctctgtaactttttcaaataaataaataaatctgtaaaaaattacTAAACTGTTATGCCATTACTATTTATATAGAGTACTCAGAGATACTATGCTTGTTTTATTCAAAATCATTATTACCACTGAAGTCAAATATGTCATTtaagattttcttaaaattatctcAACAGGTTTTAACCTACTCAGTTGACTTTAGCTACCATTTCTACAGACTCACAGGTCTTCTCACCCAGTAAGTTTTTGTCAGTTACAGTAACTAACTTGGTGCTGATATTCAGGTTCAGAAAAGTTACATATTACTCAACTGTCTCGTGGTTACATTACCAACAGAGCTTCCCAAGAATACAGACTAATATCCGCAACTCACTCATCCACTCTCAATCAGGAATCAGGGTTTCAGTTCACTGAACCTGGACTGACTTCATGAGCACCATGCTCTGGTCAGAGCAAACAAGGTGGACTACTCACAATAAAGCAATCAGCTGTTTTACCcaaaaatcataagaaaatttCAGTTCCATCTGTTTCTGAATAAACACAAATTCCTAATCCAGAAAACAAACTAAAGCACTTTTAATTTACAGTAAACTAGACAATGTGGTTGGGGTTGCAATTACTATTTCTGCCCTCGTTTTAAGGATCTATCTCTACGAAATATTGACAGATATCACAAATAAGCACTAAACAAGGGAAAATTAAAAACTGTAATTTCTTATTAGATCCTCCTTTCTAAGGTACTTTAATAGTATTACCATGTTCCTAACAACATTCGCAGTATGAATCCaatctcatttcttatttttacctTGACGGTTAGGCTATGAAGAGTCTCCTCTGCCCATTTTATACTTGACTTCATGCTCAAATTACTTGCTTTCAAGTGAATTAGCTGATGTTGAGCACAGATGTACGCCAGCTGCAGCCTAGCCATCTCCAGTTGTCTCTCCTCAAGGATTTCTTGATTATCACAAACAGATGGTGTATGTACATCTAACAGCTGAAAATTCTCTTCATTTGAACTTTCAACCACTTCACGCACACCTTCGAAGAACTGCTTTTTGGTATATAATGTTAGTGCTGCTGTGCTTCGCTCTTCCTGGCTTAGGTATTTTTCCAAGGAAAACTGAGATAAAAACGCCAGCGGATTTGTCCCTTGACTTAACTCTGAGTGTCTGAAGAACATCATCAACTTGGTGATTCCATCAGTAAAGGCCTGAAGCTCACTGCTGATCTTCGCATTCACAGCACTGAGAACTCCTTGACTCTGCCTCAGCTTCTTTGTGGCCGCTTCTTCTTTAGCATTTAACCGGAGAGATTTGTGGCTAGTTACTGATGCCATCAACTGGCACTTATTACGCCGCTGAATTTTTAGGTGTTTTAATCTCTGGAGACTCTGAATCTCTTCCTCTAACTTCTCTAGCTCCTTGTCATCCAGGCTGGATGTCCTCAAGTCAGAACTTCTACAAGTTTTAAGAACTTCATCCAAAGCTGCCCCTTCCAGAACGGGCTTGCCTGAGTTCTGAAGAACACTAAAAGCCTCCAGCTCTTTTTCACACAGTACGTTCTGCTCACTCACATTCCCGCAAAACCACTTCAGAAACGCCTCATCTTCAGCAGCCTCAAACAGCCAGTCAAAATCTTCTCCGTTAAGAACAGCAGCTTTGGGataaccaattttttttaatgtttccacAAACTCCTTTCCACAACTCATGGTTTAATGACCCCAGTTTTTCGTTACTGATATGAGTTTATGAGgctgatttttagaaaataaatccaaatagaaataaaactaaCTTTTACATTAAGtccatgaagaagaaaaaaaatatttttataatctatGATTCCTCCTGGAGGGTAAGAAAACAAGTATTAGAACTCAAAGACAGTCgtatttttaaaggaagacaGGAGTACTGATAGCACGCGACACTTCGGAACCAGCTGAGAGGAAGCTGTAGCCGCAACGTCTGATGAAGACGAAAGCACGTAAGTAATCCAGGCATCCCTTCGCGATCTGCAAAAGCAATCAAAATCGTCTTCCCCAAGGCTTAAAACACAACACAGTTCTCACAGCTCTTAATTCAAACTAACCGCGTGGAAAGAAGCACGCGTGGCTGAAAGCCCCGTTTCCCCGCCTTCCCCACGTAAGACGACAAACAGACGCGGCAGTTCTGAGGCCGAGTCACCCGAATACTCGCCCAACGACACACCTAGCACCAACCGGGAACCTGCAGCCCCCCGCACCCGGCGCCCGCGACTTCAGGCCGTGGGTGGCGAGGaccacccccacctcaccccacccccgagCAGCACCCAAGAGCTAAGCGGTCATCGCGTAAAAACGCCTCCGGCCCGTGTCGACGGCCCCACAGCACCCCCGACGCACGAGTCCCGCCCACCGCGCACCGACACCCGGGCGACACCGCTGGGGTCGGGGTCCCGAATTTTcggggggcaggggctgctgtAATCCAGTTAGGACTGGCAGGCGcgctcacaacacacacacacagcgcccAGGCCAAGGGACGCGccctcgccccccgccccccacgtccgCCCCTCACCGCCCTGACTGAGCCCGCGACCTCCTGagagggaaagcagaggcagCGGGCGGCGGTGAGGGGGCCGCGGCGAGCCCGCCGCGCGAGGCCCTCACCTCAGGGAGCGACCGCCCGCGCCCTCGCTCAGCCCGCCACGGCCTCCCGCGCCTCGCACGGCCTCACGGGAGCCGGCCGCGCGCACGCGCAGAAGGCAGGGCGGCGCGCGCGCGGGGAGGTCCGCGCCGGCGGGGaacgcgggggcggggccgacgTAGATCGCgttgggggcggggctgagcagGCAGGTCCCGCCCCCACCGCGCCGTCTCCCGAGCTGATTGGCTGCCCAGCGCCCAGCGGCGACATCCGCCGCGGCGGCcgcctggggccggggctgcgTCCTCCGGGGCGCCGCGGGCGAGGGGTCTCACCCGCCGCCGGCAGTTGAGCCCTGGGCCTCTGTCGGGGCTCCTCGCGCTTCCCGGCCGCGGGCGGTAGCCGCCTTCAGCCCCAGCTGGAGTCGTGCCCTGCACGGCAGCCCGAATGCCGCCGGTGCAGGGGCGCTGTTGGGGAGACGAcgcccaggctgggggtgggggctcgggCTGAGCCCCGCGGCCTGGGGGCGGGCTGCAGCCAGCCAGCAGCCGGTGCCTGCGCCGTGTAAGGGCTGGCCACCGCGTGCTGAGCGTCTTCACCAAAGCAGCCTGTGCCCAGGTGCCCACCTGACCTCTCGTAAAAGCCGGCCTCGGCCGCGATGCCACTTGCAGAGTTCTGAGAGCCTCGGAGCGTCCACGACCGGAGCTCGGTGCGAATCTGCCGCCCAGCGAGACCAGCCCCGTAGGGCTGCCGCTTGTGTCGGACAAGATTTACTTACAGGGGACAGAATTCGTTTGCATCTCTACCAAATACGTGCGGCTGGCCAGTCTCCTGCAGGTGCACGGCTAAATTTGCGAGCTGTGGCCTTGGGTCATTAGTGCGCCCCTCGTCCGGGGGCGGATGACACCAGGGTGACGGGTCAGAGAATGTTCTGCTCCGGTGTGACTAGGCAGCCGTCGCTCTGAAtggtttttcttaatatttttaagacgAGATAAAGGATAAAGGACTGTTTCTAGGCAGATGTTGCAAATTGTTCCTGCGGCTCAGACACTTCCTGTTA
This region includes:
- the HAUS3 gene encoding HAUS augmin-like complex subunit 3, with product MSCGKEFVETLKKIGYPKAAVLNGEDFDWLFEAAEDEAFLKWFCGNVSEQNVLCEKELEAFSVLQNSGKPVLEGAALDEVLKTCRSSDLRTSSLDDKELEKLEEEIQSLQRLKHLKIQRRNKCQLMASVTSHKSLRLNAKEEAATKKLRQSQGVLSAVNAKISSELQAFTDGITKLMMFFRHSELSQGTNPLAFLSQFSLEKYLSQEERSTAALTLYTKKQFFEGVREVVESSNEENFQLLDVHTPSVCDNQEILEERQLEMARLQLAYICAQHQLIHLKASNLSMKSSIKWAEETLHSLTVKAVGKENLGTKISNFSNEILKLEEQITHMKDRSLPAVIKENAQLLNMPVVKGDFDLQIAKQDYYTARQDLVLHQLIKQKASFELVQLSYEIELRKHWDIFRQLENLVQELSQSTMILYQRLEMLTDPSASQQINPRNTIDTKDYSTHRLYQLLEGENRKKELFITHGNLEEVAEKLKQDVSLLRDQLAVSAQEHSFFLSKLNSDVDMLCDALYQGGNQLLLSDQKLMEQFHHVESQLNKLNHLLTDILADVKTKRKILATNKLHQMERELYVHFLKDEDYLKDIVENLENQSKIKAVALED